From the Lolium rigidum isolate FL_2022 chromosome 2, APGP_CSIRO_Lrig_0.1, whole genome shotgun sequence genome, one window contains:
- the LOC124692173 gene encoding transcription factor MYB3R-1-like produces MSRSGDAVPRQRAVNSTSHSRKADGASVNVSNTPHETVKHCHGEELENIGEPLRKNDGHCFKDSCNNTNSEVIARVKWSEEENKILTHMINKHGLKNWQTVAHAIPGRSAPQCRQRWRYKIDSAINKEAWSEQEELRLIRAHQIYGTKWREMVKHFPGRTNGAIKEYWRGPMKRKLNSYLASGLLDQFPDDLENLSVSQNSDSDILKDTIGLSDRNEMTSAVPTSSKSEMGFTETGENADASEGESADLMYVRGVDAPSAKSPQKIIERSEQHAKTKRKLDFLSNPVELKASTFAVNSPRPSQEREQVIPAVAGICPSNGCHDILPEVPSDCADTLLSQTGCYQSTDIYSAEFSDPSDPCSLELDISDLMEMSYFDNLMIFPPGSPHDGNSI; encoded by the exons ATGTCGCGGAGCGGAGATGCGGTGCCCAGGCAGCG GGCTGTCAATTCGACAAGCCACTCAAGGAAGGCTGATGGTGCTTCTGTCAATGTG AGTAATACACCACATGAAACTGTCAAACATTGCCACGGTGAAGAATTGGAAAACATAG GAGAGCCACTTCGCAAGAATGATGGCCACTGCTTCAAGGATAGCTGCAATAACACAAATTCTGAAGTCATCGCCAGAGTAAAATGGTCAGAAGAGGAAA ATAAGATACTCACTCATATGATCAACAAACATGGGCTGAAAAACTGGCAAACTGTCGCACATGCTATACCGGGCCGAAGTGCACCGCAATGCCGACAAAG GTGGAGATACAAAATAGACTCTGCAATAAACAAGGAGGCATGGTCGGAGCAGGAGGAGTTGAGACTGATTCGTGCTCATCAAATTTATGGAACTAAGTGGCGTGAAATGGTCAAACATTTTCCTGGGAG GACGAATGGTGCAATCAAAGAATACTGGAGAGGCCCAATGAAAAGAAAGTTGAATTCATATTTAGCTTCAGGGTTGCTTGATCAATTCCCGGATGATCTTGAAAACCTGTCAGTATCACAGAACAGTGACTCGGATATTCTGAAAGACACTATAGGTTTGTCCGATAGAAATGAAATGACATCAGCTGTACCAACAAGTTCCAAATCTGAAATGGGCTTCACAGAAACAGGTGAAAATGCTGATGCATCGGAGGGAGAAAGTGCAGATTTGATGTATGTTAGAGGAGTTGATGCTCCTTCAGCCAAATCCCCTCAAAAGATAATTGAAAGATCCGAGCAGCATGCAAAAACCAAAAGGAAATTGGATTTTCTGTCAAACCCAGTGGAGCTTAAGGCGTCCACTTTTGCAGTAAACTCTCCAAGGCCTTCACAGGAAAGGGAACAAGTGATTCCAGCCGTTGCTGGTATCTGTCCTTCAAATGGATGCCATGATATTTTACCAGAAGTCCCGTCGGATTGTGCAGacacacttttatcacaaactggTTGTTACCAATCCACTGATATTTATTCTGCAGAATTCTCAGATCCCTCAGATCCATGTTCACTAGAGCTAGACATATCAGATCTTATGGAGATGTCATACTTTGATAACTTGATGATTTTTCCTCCTGGTTCTCCACATGATGGTAACTCCATATAA